A stretch of Cytophagales bacterium DNA encodes these proteins:
- a CDS encoding histidine kinase: protein MRESRAAGSLFQNNHLLAKVVFFTISIVLFLHSTPLRSQQIKQDSLLQLLDQYEEPDSLRLEVLLKLAAVYKNSMRDKSEAYLQEALEIAEAQQLPYQKAVVKRELIEQYALGGEIEEGIKVGLESIRIFDSLGRKDETLITQGDLIPIYATAGYHEKALKLSLKSLELVKDDPETPSKGMFYFNVGKSYRDLKDYDEALSYFDQARDLCERVNFRAGIAVTSLNMATCKIYLEEFEQAKELLLSELPYFREIRNENLLTSALESLGNIAAEQADHQLAIAYYEEAMTYFKKLGFIGRIQDVSMKLFIQYSIIGRKDLAKASEEKYKALRDSLQYEETNKIVGELQTKYETEKKEAAIEALTQQTTIQELTIVRRNQMLIIGLVITLLIAGIAYFQYYRQTTSRQRQQAELEQRFLRSQLNPHFISNALITVQASLFDRDTEAAESYLELFARLMRKILENSREEFIPVEDEIAMVKDYLELNKRRLKDAFDYVIEVDESIDEEMDNIPPMFIQPFVENAIEHGLKPDERGLIKVKLSQAEDSIRLEIEDNGVGIVESEYKTSKRSLSTTIIKERIDLYNRSLKNKIQLLIENRTDNSGNPDGTRVALHVPVR from the coding sequence ATGCGGGAAAGTAGGGCTGCCGGAAGCTTATTCCAAAACAATCATTTGCTAGCAAAAGTTGTCTTTTTCACCATTTCCATCGTGCTTTTTCTGCATTCAACTCCACTGCGGTCTCAACAGATAAAACAAGATAGTCTGCTCCAATTGTTAGATCAATATGAGGAACCCGATTCGCTTAGGCTGGAAGTGTTGTTGAAACTGGCAGCGGTTTACAAAAATTCAATGCGCGATAAAAGTGAGGCATATCTTCAAGAGGCTCTGGAAATTGCCGAAGCACAGCAATTGCCTTATCAAAAAGCGGTCGTAAAACGTGAATTAATTGAACAGTACGCCTTAGGCGGAGAGATCGAAGAAGGCATTAAAGTAGGATTAGAATCAATCCGGATTTTTGATTCACTGGGACGAAAGGATGAAACATTGATCACCCAGGGTGACTTGATACCGATCTATGCTACAGCTGGATATCATGAGAAAGCACTTAAATTAAGTCTGAAAAGCCTGGAATTAGTAAAAGATGATCCCGAAACTCCTTCGAAAGGAATGTTCTATTTCAATGTTGGGAAGTCTTATCGGGATTTGAAAGATTATGATGAAGCGCTATCTTATTTTGATCAGGCCCGTGACCTATGTGAGCGTGTCAATTTCAGAGCGGGTATCGCAGTAACATCCCTCAACATGGCTACCTGCAAAATCTATCTGGAAGAATTTGAGCAAGCCAAGGAGTTGTTGCTTTCGGAGTTGCCTTATTTCCGCGAAATCAGGAATGAGAACCTCCTGACAAGTGCGCTTGAATCACTCGGAAACATAGCGGCCGAACAAGCTGACCATCAACTCGCCATTGCGTACTACGAAGAAGCCATGACTTATTTTAAAAAGTTGGGGTTCATCGGTCGCATTCAGGATGTAAGTATGAAGCTATTTATTCAATATAGTATTATCGGAAGAAAAGATTTGGCAAAAGCATCGGAAGAGAAGTATAAGGCGTTGCGTGACTCTTTGCAATATGAAGAGACGAATAAAATCGTCGGAGAACTCCAAACCAAGTATGAAACAGAGAAGAAGGAAGCAGCGATCGAGGCGCTTACTCAGCAAACGACTATTCAAGAGCTGACCATCGTCCGACGCAATCAAATGCTGATCATTGGATTAGTGATTACTTTATTGATAGCAGGTATTGCGTATTTCCAGTATTACCGACAAACCACGTCGAGGCAAAGGCAACAAGCAGAATTGGAACAGCGCTTTCTACGCTCTCAACTTAATCCTCATTTTATTTCCAATGCCCTCATTACTGTTCAGGCATCTTTGTTTGATAGGGATACTGAGGCAGCAGAATCATACCTGGAACTATTCGCGCGTCTGATGCGAAAAATTCTTGAAAATTCTCGGGAGGAGTTCATTCCGGTTGAGGATGAAATTGCAATGGTTAAAGATTACCTTGAACTCAATAAACGAAGGTTAAAGGATGCTTTTGACTATGTCATTGAGGTGGATGAATCGATTGATGAGGAGATGGACAACATCCCTCCAATGTTCATTCAGCCATTTGTTGAAAACGCCATAGAACACGGTTTGAAACCTGATGAGCGAGGACTGATCAAAGTGAAATTATCTCAGGCAGAGGATTCCATTCGTTTGGAAATCGAAGACAATGGTGTTGGGATTGTGGAAAGTGAATACAAAACAAGCAAACGTTCTTTGAGCACAACCATCATCAAAGAAAGAATTGATTTGTATAATCGTTCGCTAAAAAACAAAATCCAACTGTTGATCGAAAACAGAACGGATAATAGTGGAAATCCTGATGGAACACGTGTAGCATTGCATGTTCCTGTACGGTAA
- a CDS encoding DinB family protein has translation MEQQKWFDRKFDFVNDVSLYPLLLERLEGTSARINQKLQNCSKETLISKQDGKWSIQEHVGHLVDLEPLWLGRLADILHGESHLRPTDLENRATDQAGHNDAEMEDILASFNLARQDMMIKLRQLSEEDLLKTALHPRLEIPMTIMNLFFFVAEHDDHHLAAIHALLQQELETDLNE, from the coding sequence ATGGAACAACAGAAATGGTTTGACAGGAAGTTTGACTTTGTCAATGATGTAAGTCTTTATCCGCTCCTATTGGAACGATTGGAGGGAACTTCGGCACGAATTAATCAGAAGCTGCAGAATTGCTCAAAAGAAACACTCATCAGCAAGCAAGATGGGAAATGGTCTATCCAGGAGCATGTAGGTCACTTAGTTGATCTTGAACCCCTTTGGCTGGGACGATTAGCCGATATTTTGCATGGAGAATCACATTTGCGACCGACAGATCTGGAAAACAGGGCGACGGATCAGGCGGGACACAATGATGCTGAAATGGAAGACATTCTGGCGAGCTTCAATTTAGCAAGACAAGACATGATGATTAAGCTTCGTCAGCTGTCCGAGGAAGATCTCCTGAAAACGGCATTGCATCCCAGGTTGGAAATACCAATGACGATCATGAATTTATTCTTCTTTGTTGCTGAGCACGATGATCATCACCTCGCAGCGATCCATGCCCTTCTCCAACAGGAGTTGGAAACGGATTTGAATGAGTAG
- a CDS encoding carboxypeptidase-like regulatory domain-containing protein: MTRQLRLLNFSILFSIIAQLGQAQHVVKGRVLGNDGGSVPNCNVVVKGKSVWTTTDFDGFFELTVPSSDDVLIFSFIGLKSKEVAIKGRSYLDIVLKYDCTVHFWDYRKVSFYALAGAIQSTYGGKILLSLPKDLLFNTKGPLIGDLTYQANRNDDLFLRSSLEYRHFIYDCGYSADINVRYRNIDINRFSSWVYAVEGDFNFKQHTLTLGYSGLRQDILTAGFEEFRTFSAPVIGLGTKIFKSSTSIRGKISLFGTQKVIEGELKYDFKKLSVFLNYYEFDTFSELSLGAGLNLSYSLKRKSG, from the coding sequence ATGACGAGACAACTACGGCTTTTAAATTTTTCAATACTCTTTAGCATCATTGCTCAGTTGGGGCAAGCTCAGCACGTTGTGAAAGGCAGGGTTTTAGGTAACGATGGCGGTTCAGTCCCGAATTGTAACGTTGTAGTGAAAGGGAAATCGGTTTGGACGACCACTGATTTTGATGGATTTTTTGAACTGACTGTCCCATCGTCAGATGACGTTCTGATCTTTTCATTTATTGGATTGAAATCGAAAGAAGTGGCGATAAAAGGACGAAGCTACTTGGATATAGTACTTAAATATGACTGTACCGTGCACTTTTGGGACTACAGAAAGGTAAGTTTTTATGCGCTAGCGGGAGCGATACAATCCACTTATGGTGGCAAGATCCTGCTGTCATTACCGAAAGACCTCCTATTCAATACGAAAGGACCACTCATTGGGGACCTGACTTATCAGGCAAATAGGAATGATGATCTCTTCTTGAGAAGTAGCCTGGAATATCGTCACTTCATTTATGATTGTGGTTACTCTGCTGACATCAATGTACGGTACCGCAATATTGATATCAATAGGTTCTCTTCCTGGGTATATGCGGTTGAAGGCGATTTCAACTTTAAGCAGCATACCCTCACACTCGGTTACAGTGGATTGCGACAAGATATATTAACCGCAGGTTTTGAAGAATTCAGGACTTTTTCTGCACCAGTGATCGGACTAGGGACTAAGATTTTCAAGTCGTCTACTTCGATCAGGGGTAAAATATCCTTGTTTGGGACTCAAAAGGTGATCGAAGGTGAATTGAAGTATGACTTTAAAAAGCTTAGTGTTTTTCTGAATTACTATGAGTTCGATACTTTTTCAGAATTGTCTCTGGGGGCAGGGTTGAATTTGTCTTATTCCCTAAAAAGAAAGAGTGGATGA
- a CDS encoding LytTR family DNA-binding domain-containing protein: MRVAIIDDEKTARQHLRAMLEKHVPEAEIVGEASGVVSGLALLESESIAIAFMDVEMRDGLGFDLLANFESPDFQTIFITGHDRYAIQAFRYSATDYLIKPVFPADLKDAITKAKQRNSELTKSAIATLVENRVLNQEDKKIILSDNEAMHVVQIKDIIRCESDSNYTVFWFSKKEKLTISKTLKEYEKTLDDQPFFRVHKSHLINMTYVERFEKRDGGLIHLSDGSSVPLAVRKKEQFMEALANL, encoded by the coding sequence TTGAGAGTCGCAATTATAGATGATGAAAAAACGGCGCGTCAGCACCTTCGTGCCATGCTGGAAAAACACGTTCCTGAAGCAGAAATAGTAGGTGAAGCTTCGGGTGTAGTTTCCGGATTGGCATTGTTGGAGAGCGAATCGATAGCTATCGCATTCATGGATGTGGAAATGAGGGACGGGCTTGGTTTTGATTTGTTAGCGAACTTCGAAAGTCCGGATTTTCAAACGATTTTTATTACAGGGCATGACCGATATGCCATTCAGGCATTTAGGTACAGTGCGACAGATTATTTGATCAAACCCGTTTTTCCGGCTGACCTCAAAGATGCTATTACTAAGGCTAAACAAAGAAATTCTGAATTAACAAAGTCTGCGATCGCTACCCTGGTAGAAAACAGGGTACTCAATCAGGAAGATAAAAAGATCATCCTCAGTGATAATGAGGCCATGCACGTTGTACAGATCAAGGACATCATCAGGTGTGAGTCAGACAGCAATTATACGGTCTTCTGGTTTTCAAAAAAGGAGAAACTGACCATCTCCAAAACCCTTAAGGAGTACGAGAAAACCCTCGATGATCAGCCCTTTTTTCGGGTGCATAAATCCCATCTCATCAATATGACTTACGTCGAGCGCTTTGAAAAACGTGATGGCGGCCTTATTCATTTGTCCGATGGGTCATCCGTGCCATTGGCAGTCAGGAAAAAAGAGCAATTCATGGAAGCGTTGGCCAATCTTTAA
- a CDS encoding BlaI/MecI/CopY family transcriptional regulator codes for MERLTRAEEPIMKIIWDKGEVFIKDIIEALSEKIPYNTVSSIVRVLESKNMVGHKAYGRTYQYYPLIKKSEYRKSLLKTMIFEYFDGSYKGLLSQMIANEDLSKDELEEMKKLLNEKS; via the coding sequence ATGGAACGACTAACCAGGGCTGAAGAGCCTATCATGAAGATTATCTGGGATAAGGGAGAAGTGTTCATCAAAGACATCATTGAAGCACTATCGGAGAAAATCCCCTACAACACGGTATCGTCTATTGTGAGGGTACTGGAGTCCAAAAACATGGTAGGGCACAAGGCTTATGGAAGGACCTATCAATATTACCCATTGATCAAGAAAAGCGAGTATCGGAAGTCACTACTCAAGACGATGATATTCGAATACTTCGATGGTTCTTATAAGGGATTGTTGTCTCAAATGATTGCCAACGAAGATCTATCGAAAGACGAACTAGAGGAAATGAAAAAACTGCTAAATGAAAAGTCATGA